Proteins found in one Corynebacterium freneyi genomic segment:
- a CDS encoding prepilin peptidase: protein MGCMGWGNVAWLACACAYVVWAAWLSWHDLSSRRLPDRLTLPAVPVAALASLYDDSFASFAAGALIWSGGYAAVGVVKPGVMGGGDVKLALTLGGLTGWLAGMPGTLLAMVAAGTLTAAAGVATRRTALPHGPSMLIACAGAALGGPMT from the coding sequence ATGGGGTGCATGGGGTGGGGGAACGTCGCGTGGCTGGCGTGCGCGTGCGCGTACGTGGTCTGGGCCGCGTGGTTGTCGTGGCATGACCTGTCGTCGCGTCGGCTGCCGGATCGGCTGACGCTTCCGGCGGTGCCCGTGGCGGCGCTTGCCTCGCTTTACGACGACTCATTCGCCTCATTCGCCGCGGGCGCCCTGATCTGGTCGGGCGGGTACGCGGCGGTGGGCGTCGTCAAGCCGGGGGTGATGGGCGGCGGCGACGTGAAACTGGCGCTCACGCTGGGCGGCCTCACCGGCTGGCTGGCCGGGATGCCGGGGACGCTGCTGGCCATGGTCGCCGCCGGTACGCTCACCGCGGCGGCGGGCGTCGCCACCCGGAGAACAGCCCTGCCACACGGCCCGTCGATGCTGATCGCCTGCGCGGGGGCCGCGCTCGGGGGACCAATGACGTGA